A genomic window from Serinus canaria isolate serCan28SL12 chromosome 4A, serCan2020, whole genome shotgun sequence includes:
- the ATP7A gene encoding copper-transporting ATPase 1 isoform X2: MEAKSVAIGVEGMTCSSCAQSIEQHLGKMDGIHNIQVSLEDKNAVVIYDSKLQTPVTLQEAICDMGFDASLADSSPQPVLPDTIFLTLPAQSALTPRQICATLLSHKGIVDVKVSSDQRTAVVTFIPSITNGRHITQMVPGADLSISVPEVTPGTWEDSSWPQASSAVLRLKVDGMTCHSCTSTIEGKLGKLQGVQRIRVSLDNKEAVVVYQPPLITAEEIKQQIEAAGFTAAFKKQPRALKLSGIDLERLRNAQPRSSEASQREHSSGTGTKTVVFRVEGMHCNSCVLNIQSTVSALPAVTSVVVSLENKSAAINYNPSLISIEKLRKAVENVSPERFRVSLPEENENLALFPTLASPLKSRPASKDPSQPLTQTVVVNIEGMTCSSCVQSIEGVLSQKAGVKSVHVSLPNGTGTIEYDPLQTSPEDLRSSIEDMGFDASFPAKAELPVAKAQPCPEAQLDSHKPEPPSKVPPAHLGRQESKAISKCYVQVTGMTCASCVANIERNLRREDGIHSILVALMAGKAEVRYNPAVIHPAAIAELIRELGFGATVMENCGEGDGILELVVRGMTCASCVHKIESTLMKTNGVLYCSVALATNKAHIKYDPEAIGPRDVIQVIKDLGFTTSLVKKDRSASHLDHKQEIRQWKRSFVVSLVFCIPVMGLMIYMMVMDSQLSHAHAHHNMSSEEMEALHSSMVLEYQLLPGLSVMNFLSFLLCVPVQVFGGWHFYIQASRALRHNTANMDVLVVLATSIAFLYSFIILLVAMAERAKVNPVTFFDTPPMLFVFISLGRWLEHVAKGKTSEALARLISLQATEATIVTLGPDNVLLSEEQVDVELVQRGDIVKVVPGGKFPVDGRVIEGHSMVDESLITGEAMPVTKKPGNTVIAGSINQNGSLLISATHVGADTTLSQIVKLVEEAQTSKAPIQQFADKLSGYFVPFIVAVSVVTLFAWIIIGFVDFEIVEKYFLGYNKSISAAEVIIRFAFQASITVLCIACPCSLGLATPTAVMVGTGVGAQNGILIKGGEPLEMAHKVKVVVFDKTGTITHGTPEVMQVKFLVEGNLLPRHKMLAIVGTAESSSEHPLGAAITKYCKKELNSETLGTCTDFQVVPGCGISCKVTNIEALLYRKNRMVEENNVKNVTLVKIEENADESVQPALIIDADLPTTVTPQKYSVLIGNREWMTRNGLVVRNEVDKAMMEHERRGRTAVLAAVDGVLCGLIAIADTVKPEAELAVYTLKSMGLEVVLMTGDNSKTARSIASQVGITKVFAEVLPSHKVAKVKQLQDEGKRVAMVGDGINDSPALAMASVGIAIGTGTDVAIEAADVVLIRVSSCPLVWFCSPGWDLQPWLPPQSLLCFLLCS; this comes from the exons GTCTCTCTGGAGGACAAGAACGCCGTGGTCATCTACGACTCCAAGCTGCAAACCCCAGTGACTCTGCAGGAAGCCATCTGTGACATGGGATTTGATGCAAGCCTGGCTGATTCAAGCCCACAACCTGTTCTACCTGACACAATTTTCctcaccctgcctgcccagtCAGCCCTAACGCCCAGGCAGATCTGTGCCACGCTGCTGAGCCACAAAGGGATCGTGGATGTGAAAGTGTCCTCTGATCAAAGAACTGCAGTGGTGACTTTCATCCCTTCCATCACCAATGGCAGGCACATCACCCAGATGGTCCCAGGAGCGGATTTGAGCATCTCTGTGCCAGAGGTAACGCCTGGAACGTGGGAAGATTCCAGCTGGCCGCAGGCCAGCAGCGCTGTGCTGCGCCTGAAAGTCGATGGCATGACCTGTCACTCCTGCACCAGCACCATCGAGGGGAAGCTTGGCAAACTGCAGGGAGTTCAGAGGATTAGAG TGTCCCTGGACAATAAGGAAGCTGTTGTTGTCTACCAGCCTCCTCtaatcacagcagaagaaataaaacagcaaattgAAGCGGCGGGTTTCACAGCAGCCTTCAAAAAGCAGCCTAGAGCCCTGAAGCTCAGTGGGATTGAcctggagaggctgaggaatGCTCAACCCAGAAGCTCTGAGGCATCACAGAGAGAGCACTCCAGTGGGACTGGCACCAAGACAGTTGTGTTCAGAGTTGAGGGGATGCACTGCAATTCCTGTGTCCTCAACATCCAGAGCACTGTGTCGGCGCTGCCGGCGGTGACGAGCGTCGTGGTTTCTTTAGAGAACAAATCTGCTGCTATAAACTACAACCCAAGCTTGATTAGCATAGAGAAGCTGAGGAAAGCTGTAGAGAATGTGTCTCCTGAGAGGTTCAGAGTCAGCCTTCCTGAGGAGAACGAGAACCTGGCACTTTTCCCCACGCTGGCATCTCCACTGAAATCTCGCCCTGCTTCCAaggatcccagccagcccctcaCTCAAACTGTTGTGGTCAATATTGAGGGCATGACTTGCAGCTCCTGTGTGCAGTCCATCGAGGGAGTGCTGTCCCAGAAGGCAGGTGTGAAATCTGTTCATGTGTCTCTCCCAAACGGAACTGGAACTATAGAATATGACCCACTGCAAACAAGCCCAGAAGACTTGAGGTCCTCAATAGAGGATATGGGATTTGATGCATCTTTTCCAG caaaggcagagctccctgtggccaaagctcagccctgccctgaagCACAGCTGGACTCTCACAAGCCTGAGCCACCCTCCAAagtgcccccagcccaccttggcaggcaggagagcaagGCCATCTCCAAGTGCTACGTGCAGGTGACAGGAATGACGTGTGCCTCGTGCGTGGCCAACATCGAGAGGAATCTGAGAAGGGAGGATG GAATCCACTCGATCCTTGTTGCCCTGAtggcagggaaggcagaagtGAGGTACAACCCTGCTGTGATTCACCCTGCAGCCATCGCAGAGCTCATCCGGGAGCTGGGCTTCGGAGCCACCGTGATGGAAAACTGTGGGGAAGGAGATGGCATCCTGGAGCTTGTT GTGAGAGGGATGACCTGTGCCTCCTGTGTGCACAAGATAGAATCCACCCTCATGAAGACCAATGGTGTCTTGTACTGCTCCGTGGCTCTTGCCACCAACAAAGCCCACATCAAATATGACCCTGAGGCCATTGGTCCTCGAGATGTCATACAAGTGATAAAG GATTTAGGTTTTACTACTTCCTTAGTCAAAAAGGATAGATCTGCCAGTCATCTGGATCACAAACAGGAAATTAGGCA gTGGAAAAGGTCTTTTGTGGTGAGCCTGGTTTTCTGTATCCCTGTGATGGGGCTGATGATTTACATGATGGTGATGGACAGCCAGCTCTCGCATGCTCACGCGCATCACAACATGAGCAGTGAGGAGATGGAGGCCCTCCACTCCTCCATGGTCCTGGAGTACCAGCTCCTACCAGGATTGTCTGTCATGAATTTCCTGTCATTTTTACTCTGTGTCCCTGTACAG GTGTTCGGGGGGTGGCACTTCTACATCCAGGCCTCCCGAGCACTGAGGCACAACACAGCCAACATGGACGTGCTCGTGGTGCTGGCAACATCCATTGCCTTCCTCTACTCCTTCATCATCCTCCTGGTGGCCATGGCTGAGAGGGCCAAAGTGAACCCTGTGACCTTCTTCGACACACCGCCGATGCTGTTCGTGTTCATCTCGCTGGGCCGCTGGCTGGAGCACGTGGCAAAG GGTAAAACCTCAGAAGCACTGGCAAGACTAATTTCATTACAAGCTACTGAAGCTACTATTGTTACCTTGGGCCCTGATAACGTTCTTTTAAG TGAGGAGCAAGTGGACGTGGAGCTGGTTCAGCGAGGGGACATTGTCAAAGTGGTCCCAGGAGGCAAATTCCCAGTGGATGGCCGTGTCATTGAAGGACACTCCATGGTGGATGAGTCTCTCATCACAG GTGAGGCCATGCCTGTGACCAAGAAGCCTGGCAACACAGTTATTGCAGGCTCCATCAATCAGAACGGGTCCCTTCTCATCTCAGCCACCCACGTGGGAGCTGACACCACTCTGTCCCAGATTGTCAAACTCGTGGAGGAGGCCCAGACCTCGAAG GCTCCCATCCAGCAATTTGCAGACAAACTTAGTGGCTACTTTGTTCCTTTTATTGTGGCTGTCTCTGTGGTTACCCTTTTTGCCTGGATTATAATTGGGTTTGTGGATTTTGAAATAGTGGAAAAATACTTTCTG ggctACAACAAGagcatttcagcagcagaggtgaTCATCCGCTTCGCCTTCCAGGCCTCCATCACGGTGCTGTGCATcgcctgtccctgctcactgggCCTGGCCACCCCCACTGCTGTCATGGTGGGCACCGGTGTGGGCGCCCAGAACGGCATCCTCATCAAGGGAGGGGAACCCCTGGAGATGGCACACAAG gtGAAGGTGGTTGTGTTTGACAAAACAGGGACCATAACCCATGGCACTCCAGAGGTGATGCAGGTGAAGTTCCTGGTGGAGGGGAACCTCCTCCCTCGTCACAAAATGCTGGCCATCGTGGGGACAGCCGAGAGCAGCAGCGAGCaccccctgggagcagccatcACAAAGTACTGCAAAAAG GAGCTGAACTCAGAAACCCTTGGGACATGTACAGATTTTCAGGTAGTTCCTGGCTGTGGCATTAGTTGCAAAGTCACCAATATTGAAGCATTACTctacaggaaaaacagaatgGTTGAAGAAAACAATGTTAAAAACGTGACACTTGTGAAAATTGAGGAGAATGCAGACGAATCAGTGCAGCCTGCTTTGATCATTGATGCTGACCTGCCAA ctACTGTGACCCCTCAGAAATACTCAGTTCTCATTGGGAACAGGGAATGGATGACCAGGAATGGCCTCGTGGTGAGAAATGAGGTGGACAAAGCCATGATGGAGCACGAGCGGAGAGGCCGCACGGCCgtcctggcagctgtggatg gagTGCTCTGTGGCTTGATAGCTATTGCAGATACTGTGAAGccagaggctgagctggcagtgtACACTTTGAAGAGCATGGGGTTAGAAGTTGTCCTCATGACCGGTGACAACAGCAAAACAGCCCGGTCCATCGCCTCCCAG gtTGGCATCACCAAAGTGTTTGCAGAGGTTCTCCCCTCGCACAAAGTGGCCAAAgtgaagcagctgcaggacGAAGGGAAGCGCGTGGCCATGGTTGGAGATGGGATCAATgactccccagccctggccatggcCAGCGTGGGCATTGCCATTGGCACGGGCACGGATGTGGCCATCGAGGCAGCCGATGTGGTTCTCATCAGG